In one Candidatus Eremiobacterota bacterium genomic region, the following are encoded:
- the cutA gene encoding divalent cation tolerance protein CutA, translating into MRIVLSTCRLEEADHITDTLLKERLIASANHVPGVITKLWWKGEMISQQEVLLILRTREELIWKVEKRIEELNSFEVPEVASIEIKEWNSKYANWLLSVTQQK; encoded by the coding sequence ATGAGAATAGTGCTGTCCACATGCAGATTGGAGGAGGCCGATCATATCACCGACACCCTCCTCAAAGAGAGGCTGATAGCGAGCGCGAATCATGTTCCCGGTGTCATTACGAAGCTCTGGTGGAAAGGTGAGATGATCTCCCAGCAGGAAGTCCTGCTCATATTGAGAACAAGGGAGGAGCTCATCTGGAAAGTTGAGAAAAGGATCGAAGAGCTCAACAGCTTCGAAGTCCCCGAAGTGGCAAGCATAGAGATAAAGGAATGGAACAGCAAGTACGCCAACTGGCTCTTATCAGTCACTCAGCAGAAATAG
- a CDS encoding sugar transferase: protein MASPMTSTEKFLKRALDLFLVFIGLLLTAPVMAAAALIIKLESKGPLFFLQERIGKDGKPFTIFKFRTMVDGAEHIGAGLDLVKGDPRITKSGHFLRRWCIDELPQLFNVLRGEMSCVGPRPTLRYQVEQYTGHERRRLEVKPGMTGLATVKGRNALSWPERIEWDIWYVDHYSFWLDIKLILATFSLLAKSDVVYADSVEAFRIRTGEEEDPKEPQAPQAPE from the coding sequence ATGGCCTCTCCCATGACCTCGACGGAAAAATTTCTGAAAAGGGCTCTTGACCTTTTTCTTGTTTTTATCGGCCTCCTGCTCACCGCTCCCGTCATGGCCGCCGCCGCCCTGATAATCAAGCTCGAGTCGAAGGGCCCCCTGTTTTTTCTCCAGGAGAGGATAGGGAAGGATGGAAAGCCTTTCACCATATTCAAGTTCCGTACCATGGTGGACGGTGCAGAGCATATAGGTGCGGGCCTTGATCTCGTGAAAGGCGATCCCCGCATCACGAAATCAGGCCATTTCCTGAGGCGCTGGTGCATTGATGAGCTCCCTCAGCTCTTCAACGTGCTGCGGGGAGAGATGAGCTGTGTAGGACCCCGGCCTACTCTCCGCTACCAGGTCGAGCAGTACACCGGGCATGAGAGGCGGCGACTTGAAGTGAAGCCCGGCATGACGGGACTCGCGACAGTGAAAGGGAGAAACGCGCTTTCATGGCCTGAGCGGATCGAATGGGATATATGGTATGTCGATCATTACTCCTTCTGGCTTGACATAAAGCTGATTCTGGCCACCTTTTCGCTGCTTGCCAAATCTGATGTGGTCTATGCCGATTCCGTCGAAGCCTTCAGGATAAGGACCGGAGAGGAAGAGGACCCTAAGGAGCCCCAAGCTCCTCAAGCTCCAGAATGA
- a CDS encoding hydroxyacid dehydrogenase, producing MKVLVTDGLDKQALEMMKGAGLEVVEKKGLKPEELLEVIPEYDAIVVRSATKVKKEVIEKGKNLKLIARAGVGLDNVDKAAAEAHKIKVVNTPAATSISVAELALGMMFAAARQIVRGTIGLKEGRWEKSALKGIELHGKTLGIIGCGRIGCELASRAHSLGMKVLGCDQEGVCQMDKLEAHHIHFTTHLDQVLKESDFISLHIPKTPETANLISKDTIAKMKDGVILINCARGGVVNEHDLAEALKSGKVAAAAMDVFEMEPAAKDNPLFALENFIGTPHIGASTSEGQKRAGIQTAELVIENLKHMAVSK from the coding sequence ATGAAGGTTCTCGTAACGGACGGACTTGACAAGCAGGCCCTCGAAATGATGAAGGGAGCGGGGCTCGAAGTGGTGGAGAAGAAAGGATTAAAGCCCGAGGAGCTCCTGGAGGTAATCCCTGAATATGACGCCATCGTCGTGAGGAGCGCCACCAAAGTGAAAAAAGAGGTCATAGAGAAGGGAAAGAACCTCAAGCTCATCGCCCGCGCCGGCGTGGGCCTTGACAACGTGGACAAGGCGGCGGCAGAGGCCCATAAGATAAAGGTGGTGAACACCCCTGCGGCCACTTCCATCTCCGTAGCCGAGCTGGCCCTGGGCATGATGTTCGCTGCTGCGCGCCAGATCGTGAGGGGCACCATCGGCCTCAAGGAGGGCAGGTGGGAGAAAAGCGCCTTGAAGGGCATTGAGCTCCATGGGAAGACCCTGGGTATCATCGGCTGCGGGAGAATCGGGTGCGAGCTCGCAAGCCGCGCCCATTCACTGGGTATGAAGGTCCTGGGCTGCGACCAGGAAGGCGTCTGCCAGATGGACAAGCTGGAGGCCCACCATATTCACTTCACCACCCACCTGGACCAGGTCTTGAAGGAATCGGACTTCATCTCGCTCCATATTCCCAAGACTCCCGAGACGGCTAATCTCATCAGCAAGGATACCATAGCAAAGATGAAGGACGGCGTCATTCTCATTAATTGCGCCCGCGGCGGCGTGGTGAATGAGCATGACCTCGCGGAGGCCCTCAAGAGTGGCAAGGTGGCTGCCGCGGCCATGGATGTATTTGAAATGGAGCCTGCTGCCAAGGACAATCCCCTCTTTGCCCTGGAGAACTTCATCGGAACTCCCCACATAGGCGCCAGTACCAGTGAAGGCCAGAAGCGTGCAGGAATCCAGACGGCAGAGCTTGTCATTGAGAACCTCAAGCACATGGCGGTATCGAAATAA